DNA sequence from the Gemmatimonadota bacterium genome:
GATCCTGCTGCGCGCGCGCCCCGGCTCGGGAATCGGCACGGCGGAGAGGAGCGCGCGGGTGTACGGATGGCGCGGCTTCTCGCGCAGCGCCGCTGCGTCGGCGAGCTCGACGATCCGGCCCAGGTACATCACCGCAATGCGGTCACTCATATGATCGACCACGCTCAGGTCGTGAGCAATGAAAAGGTAAGCCAGTCCCAGCCGCGCCTGCAGCTCCTGGAGTAGATTCAGCACCTGAGCCTGGACGGAGACGTCGAGGGCGGAGACGGGCTCGTCGCACACGATGAAATCCGGCTCGACGGAGAGGGCGCGGGCGATCCCGATGCGCTGCCGCTGCCCGCCGCTGAACTCGTGCGGATAGCGGGTCGCGTGCCCCGCGGAGAGTCCCACCAACTGGAGCAGCTCCTGGACGCGCGCCTGCGCCGCAGCGCCACGCGCCAGTCGGTGCACGGAGAGCGCCTCGCGCAGCATCTCGCCCACGGTCATGCGCGGATTGAGCGAGCCGTAGGGGTCCTGGAACACGATCTGTACCCGGCGTCGCAAGGCGCGCAGCTCTGCTTCGTCCAGCGCGAAGATCTCGCGCCCCTGGAAACGCGCGCTGCCGCCCGTCGGCTCGATCAGCCGCAGCACGGTGCGGCCCAGGGTGGTCTTACCGGACCCGGACTCCCCCACCAGTCCCAGGGTTTCGCCGCGCCGCACCCAGAACGAGACGCCGTCCACGGCACGAACGTGCGCCCGCACGCGGCCGAACACGCCGCGCCGGACCGGGAAGTACTTTTCCAGTCCGCGCACGTCCAGCAGCACATCGGGAGGCGGCGGCAGCTCGTCGGGCGTGCGGCCACGCACATCACTGTCGCCCTTGGGCGGCGGCAGGGGCGGAGGCGGCGTGCTCATCGGGCGACGTCCGGCTCCACGCGGGGCGGCTCGCTGGCTTCTCGCGGCGGCGCGGCCGGCGGCTCGAGCTCTGCGGGCGGCACCCCGGGCAAGGCGGCCGCCTGCCGGTGGTACTCCTCCGCGGGCGCGGGCGCCCGCGGCGCGGCGCCCGGGGTGAATCCCCGTCCCGCCGCATCGACCTGCGCGCGCTGCTCCGGCCACCGTTCCAGCCAGCACCGCGAAGTTTGCGCCGGCCCGACCGGAAACAGCGGCGGCTCGGCGATGACGCACTGC
Encoded proteins:
- a CDS encoding ATP-binding cassette domain-containing protein; translation: MSTPPPPLPPPKGDSDVRGRTPDELPPPPDVLLDVRGLEKYFPVRRGVFGRVRAHVRAVDGVSFWVRRGETLGLVGESGSGKTTLGRTVLRLIEPTGGSARFQGREIFALDEAELRALRRRVQIVFQDPYGSLNPRMTVGEMLREALSVHRLARGAAAQARVQELLQLVGLSAGHATRYPHEFSGGQRQRIGIARALSVEPDFIVCDEPVSALDVSVQAQVLNLLQELQARLGLAYLFIAHDLSVVDHMSDRIAVMYLGRIVELADAAALREKPRHPYTRALLSAVPIPEPGRARSRIVLSGDQPSPAQPPPGCPFHPRCPHPLKDADCARIVPPLAEKAPGQFAACIKEPAYVPA